In Pelomonas sp. SE-A7, one genomic interval encodes:
- a CDS encoding VWA domain-containing protein: MLIPFFFTLRAAKLPVSVKEYLTLIEALKKGVIGGDEGTPSVDDFYFLARTCLVKDEAHFDRFDRAFSAYFKGVELLTDFSKEVPAEWLKQHLELNLTPEQKAALEKMGWDELMETLKKRLEEQKERHEGGNRWIGTGGTSPFGNSGYNPQGVRIGGKGGNKSAVKVWEQRSYRDYDDQLELGTRNIKVALRRLRRFAREGSDLELDLDDTIHKTAANAGFLDIRMIPERHNKVKVLLLMDVGGTMDEHIHRVEELFSATKSEFKHLEFYYFHNCVYDFVWKNNRRRFAEKFPTWDIIRKYNRDYKLIFVGDATMSPYEILQPGGSVEYNNEEAGAEWLQRLTHAFPKYAWINPEPQGVWQYRQSIALIQQLMHQRMFPLTLTGLEGAMRLLSK; encoded by the coding sequence ATGCTGATCCCCTTCTTCTTCACGCTGCGCGCCGCCAAGCTGCCGGTCTCGGTCAAGGAGTACCTGACCCTGATCGAGGCGCTGAAGAAGGGCGTGATCGGTGGCGACGAAGGCACGCCTTCGGTGGACGACTTCTACTTCCTGGCCCGCACCTGCCTGGTCAAGGACGAGGCCCATTTCGACCGCTTCGACCGCGCCTTCTCCGCCTACTTCAAGGGCGTGGAGCTGCTGACCGATTTCAGCAAGGAAGTGCCGGCCGAATGGCTGAAGCAGCACCTGGAGCTCAACCTCACGCCCGAGCAGAAGGCCGCCCTCGAGAAGATGGGCTGGGACGAGCTGATGGAGACGCTGAAGAAGCGGCTCGAGGAACAGAAGGAACGCCACGAAGGCGGCAACCGCTGGATAGGCACGGGCGGCACCAGCCCCTTCGGCAACAGCGGCTACAACCCGCAGGGCGTGCGCATTGGCGGCAAGGGCGGCAACAAGAGCGCGGTCAAGGTCTGGGAGCAGCGCAGCTACCGCGACTACGACGACCAGCTGGAGCTGGGCACGCGCAACATCAAGGTGGCGCTGCGCCGGCTGCGCCGCTTTGCCCGCGAAGGTTCCGACCTGGAACTGGACCTGGACGACACCATCCACAAGACCGCCGCCAACGCCGGCTTCCTGGACATCCGCATGATTCCGGAGCGGCACAACAAGGTGAAGGTCCTGCTCTTGATGGACGTGGGCGGCACCATGGACGAGCACATCCACCGCGTCGAGGAGCTGTTCTCCGCCACCAAGAGCGAGTTCAAGCACCTGGAGTTCTATTACTTCCACAACTGCGTCTACGACTTCGTCTGGAAGAACAACCGCCGCCGCTTCGCCGAGAAGTTCCCGACCTGGGACATCATTCGCAAGTACAACCGCGACTACAAGCTGATCTTCGTGGGCGACGCGACCATGAGCCCCTACGAGATCCTGCAGCCCGGCGGCAGCGTGGAATACAACAACGAGGAGGCCGGCGCCGAATGGCTGCAGCGCCTCACCCATGCCTTCCCCAAGTACGCCTGGATCAACCCCGAGCCGCAGGGCGTCTGGCAGTACCGCCAGAGCATTGCACTCATCCAGCAGCTGATGCACCAGCGCATGTTCCCGCTGACGCTGACCGGCCTGGAAGGGGCCATGCGCCTGCTGTCCAAATGA
- a CDS encoding MoxR family ATPase, protein MKFAGSDQYIATDDLMLAVNAAIKLQRPLLVKGEPGTGKTMLAEEVARTLGMPLLQWHIKSTTKAQQGLYEYDAVSRLRDSQLAGIEGSERVRDIHNYIVKGVLWQAFEAEQPVALLIDEIDKADIEFPNDLLRELDRMEFYVYETRQLVKARHRPLVFITSNNEKELPDAFLRRCFFHYIKFPDAATMQSIVDVHFPGIKGELLAAALKSFYEVRNLPGLKKKPSTSELIDWLKLLLAEDIPVEQLRAEGDSKVTIPPLVGALLKNEQDLTLFEKLVFMQRNNR, encoded by the coding sequence ATGAAATTCGCAGGTTCCGACCAGTACATCGCCACCGACGACCTGATGCTGGCGGTCAACGCCGCGATCAAGCTGCAAAGGCCGCTGCTGGTCAAGGGCGAGCCCGGCACCGGCAAGACCATGCTGGCCGAGGAAGTGGCCCGCACCCTGGGCATGCCGCTCTTGCAGTGGCACATCAAGTCGACCACCAAGGCCCAGCAGGGCCTGTACGAGTACGACGCCGTCAGCCGGCTGCGCGACAGCCAGTTGGCCGGCATCGAAGGCTCGGAGCGGGTGCGCGACATCCACAACTACATCGTCAAGGGCGTGCTGTGGCAGGCCTTCGAGGCCGAGCAGCCGGTGGCCCTGCTGATCGACGAGATCGACAAGGCCGACATCGAGTTCCCCAACGACCTGCTGCGCGAACTCGACCGCATGGAGTTCTACGTCTACGAGACCCGCCAGCTGGTCAAGGCCCGGCACCGGCCCCTGGTCTTCATCACCTCGAACAACGAGAAGGAGCTGCCCGACGCCTTCCTGCGCCGCTGCTTCTTCCACTACATCAAGTTCCCGGACGCGGCCACGATGCAGAGCATCGTCGACGTGCACTTCCCCGGCATCAAGGGCGAGCTGCTGGCCGCCGCGCTGAAGAGCTTCTACGAGGTGCGCAATCTGCCGGGCCTGAAGAAGAAGCCCTCGACCTCGGAGCTGATCGACTGGCTCAAGCTGCTGCTGGCCGAGGACATCCCGGTCGAGCAGCTGCGCGCCGAGGGCGACAGCAAGGTCACGATCCCGCCGCTGGTCGGTGCCCTGTTGAAGAACGAGCAGGACCTGACCCTGTTCGAGAAGCTGGTCTTCATGCAACGGAACAACCGCTGA
- a CDS encoding transporter substrate-binding domain-containing protein, with protein MRLRAISSAMLLGALACLPAAACELSVRWSDDPPYAYRDKAGQITGIDVDFAVEALQRMGCKARLVELVWARALVDLRDGRLDALPGTLRRPEREAYAWFAQPRGSNRNVLFARVEAIKRWPALKHLKDLPDSGFRLGAEIGASYAPEFKQLLEHPRFGPTVQMVSTRHSLIHMARLGRIDGYVVDERLGLYELKNENLEEQIRPTAVIASTESDMVAFSRKTVNKDLVERFDAATAALVREGRYTAILKRHGALAR; from the coding sequence GTGCGTTTGCGTGCCATCAGCAGTGCCATGCTGCTCGGGGCCCTGGCCTGCCTGCCAGCCGCCGCCTGCGAGCTCAGCGTCCGCTGGTCCGACGACCCGCCCTATGCCTACCGGGACAAGGCCGGCCAGATCACCGGCATCGATGTCGATTTCGCCGTCGAGGCGCTGCAGCGCATGGGCTGCAAGGCCCGCCTGGTCGAGCTGGTCTGGGCACGCGCCCTGGTCGACCTGCGCGACGGCCGGCTCGACGCCCTGCCCGGCACGCTGCGCCGGCCCGAGCGCGAGGCCTATGCCTGGTTCGCACAGCCGCGTGGCAGCAATCGCAATGTGCTGTTCGCCCGTGTCGAGGCAATCAAGCGCTGGCCGGCCCTCAAGCATCTCAAGGACCTGCCCGACAGCGGCTTCCGCCTCGGTGCCGAGATCGGTGCTTCCTACGCGCCCGAGTTCAAGCAGCTGCTGGAGCATCCGCGCTTCGGGCCTACGGTGCAGATGGTCAGCACGCGCCACAGCCTGATCCACATGGCCCGGCTGGGCCGCATCGACGGCTATGTGGTCGACGAGCGCCTGGGCCTGTACGAGCTGAAGAACGAGAACCTCGAGGAGCAGATCCGCCCCACGGCCGTGATCGCCTCGACCGAATCCGACATGGTGGCGTTCAGCCGCAAGACGGTGAACAAGGACCTGGTGGAACGCTTCGACGCCGCCACGGCCGCCCTGGTCAGGGAAGGCCGCTACACCGCCATCCTGAAGCGGCACGGCGCGCTGGCGCGCTGA
- a CDS encoding S9 family peptidase — protein sequence MANGRKPFDIDALWALDRVGAPSLSPDGAQAVASVVRYDMEKNQARSSLHLLSTLGGEPRELTQCGDKDGAPQWSPQGDQIAFIARREQQGEKDETPQLYLIPPDGGEARRISQLATGVECFKWFPDGQRIAFVSWVWPGLKGAAAQAKAWAAHKDRKATGQVTEEAQYRFWDHFIPMGRVAHLHVLDLKTGKTRDLFEGTDYELARDDPGHDGFDISPDGRRIVFAFDPAAEQRLDHCQALAEIEVRSGAVQLLLQDKDWDFTAPVYSHAGHHLAFLASHQALKSTAPKQLAVLDTQGHWAVLSEDWDHEVEAPLRWDEDDLGLMFCAEDRGRRHLWRFDVKTCAAFVIFRGGHAASFALEAGTLLVNHDALDHPSRLSVLEAEGDEEGEGARWQRIEQFNDKQLAGQRFGKQEELWFEGAKGEPVQMWLLYPPGFDPRRKQPLLHLIHGGPHTAFGDSWHWRWNHQVFAAQGYVVASVNYHGSSGFGYQFLDSITGDWGPLEMQDIEAATDLLLKRAWADRRRLFASGGSYGGYMVAWMNGHLKAGRYQAYVCHAGCFDWQAMMADDVYGGHARELGAWYWDDAKQISKQSPASYAGAMKTPTLVVHGALDYRVPDAQGLAYYNTLKARGVPARLVWFQDENHWILKPRNSRLWYGEFFAWLERHDPGRKSR from the coding sequence ATGGCCAACGGCAGAAAACCTTTTGACATCGATGCGCTGTGGGCGCTGGACCGGGTCGGGGCGCCCAGCCTGTCCCCCGACGGTGCCCAGGCCGTGGCGAGCGTGGTTCGCTACGACATGGAGAAGAACCAGGCGCGCTCCAGCCTGCATCTGCTGTCCACCCTGGGCGGCGAGCCGCGCGAGCTGACCCAGTGCGGCGACAAGGACGGCGCGCCGCAATGGAGTCCGCAGGGCGACCAGATCGCCTTCATCGCCCGCCGCGAGCAGCAGGGCGAGAAGGACGAGACGCCCCAGCTCTACCTGATACCGCCCGATGGCGGCGAGGCCCGCCGCATCAGCCAGCTGGCCACCGGCGTCGAGTGCTTCAAGTGGTTTCCGGACGGCCAGCGCATCGCCTTCGTCTCCTGGGTGTGGCCCGGGCTCAAGGGCGCAGCCGCGCAGGCCAAGGCCTGGGCCGCCCACAAGGATCGCAAGGCGACCGGCCAGGTGACCGAGGAAGCCCAGTACCGCTTCTGGGACCACTTCATCCCCATGGGCCGGGTGGCCCATCTGCATGTGCTGGACCTGAAGACCGGCAAGACCCGCGACCTGTTCGAGGGCACGGACTACGAGCTGGCCCGCGACGACCCGGGCCATGACGGCTTCGACATCTCGCCCGATGGCCGCCGCATCGTCTTCGCCTTCGATCCCGCGGCCGAGCAGCGCCTGGACCATTGCCAGGCGCTGGCCGAGATCGAGGTCCGCAGCGGCGCCGTCCAGCTGCTGCTGCAGGACAAGGATTGGGACTTCACGGCTCCGGTCTACAGCCATGCCGGACACCACCTGGCCTTCCTCGCCAGCCACCAGGCGCTCAAGAGCACGGCACCCAAGCAACTGGCGGTGCTGGACACGCAAGGCCATTGGGCCGTGCTGTCGGAAGACTGGGACCATGAGGTCGAAGCACCCTTGCGCTGGGATGAGGACGACCTCGGCCTGATGTTCTGCGCCGAGGACCGCGGCCGCCGCCACCTCTGGCGCTTCGACGTCAAGACCTGCGCCGCCTTCGTGATCTTCCGCGGCGGCCATGCAGCCAGCTTCGCTCTGGAGGCCGGCACCCTGCTGGTCAACCACGATGCACTGGACCATCCCTCGCGCCTCTCGGTGCTCGAAGCCGAGGGCGACGAGGAAGGCGAAGGGGCGCGCTGGCAGCGCATCGAGCAGTTCAACGACAAGCAGCTGGCCGGCCAACGCTTCGGCAAACAGGAGGAGCTCTGGTTCGAGGGCGCCAAAGGCGAGCCGGTCCAGATGTGGCTGCTCTACCCGCCCGGCTTCGACCCGCGTCGCAAGCAGCCGCTCTTGCACCTGATACACGGCGGGCCGCACACGGCCTTCGGGGACAGCTGGCACTGGCGCTGGAACCACCAGGTCTTCGCCGCCCAGGGCTATGTGGTGGCCAGCGTCAACTACCACGGCTCCTCGGGCTTCGGCTACCAGTTCCTCGATTCGATCACCGGCGACTGGGGCCCGCTGGAGATGCAGGACATCGAGGCCGCCACCGACCTGCTGCTCAAGCGAGCCTGGGCCGACAGGCGCCGGCTGTTCGCCAGCGGCGGCAGCTATGGCGGCTACATGGTGGCCTGGATGAACGGCCACCTGAAGGCCGGCCGCTACCAGGCCTATGTCTGCCATGCCGGCTGCTTCGACTGGCAGGCCATGATGGCCGACGACGTCTACGGCGGCCATGCCCGCGAACTGGGCGCCTGGTACTGGGACGACGCGAAGCAGATCTCCAAGCAGAGCCCGGCCAGCTACGCCGGCGCGATGAAGACGCCGACCCTGGTGGTCCACGGCGCGCTGGACTACCGCGTGCCCGACGCCCAGGGCCTGGCCTACTACAACACGCTCAAGGCCCGCGGCGTGCCGGCCCGCCTGGTCTGGTTCCAGGACGAGAACCACTGGATCCTCAAGCCCCGCAACAGCCGGCTCTGGTACGGCGAGTTCTTCGCCTGGCTGGAACGCCACGACCCGGGCCGCAAATCCCGATAA
- a CDS encoding BamA/TamA family outer membrane protein — MTGLRLLCAALALSLGGCALLRSESEKPAAKAEQATLVQAYELQIEAPTSNLRELLEEHLDLARFQRTPEAERPSSVELDRLRLLAPAQAKALLETAGYFDAQVEARLEARDSSKPLIRIQVTPGTPSRVRSIAWAFEGEVAGPQGAALREALQSNWPLEAEYRFTQTRWATAKSEALARARTQGYPLARWADTAARVLPAEHAVDISLSLDSGPLFRLGELRIEGLEFYPAEAVQRLAGFEPGQPYSEKALLDFQDRLLKTQLFDAVTIDIQREAEQSSATPVIVRVREAPRQQATTGIGYHANTGQRVLLEHLHRQPFGLPIRARTKLDLGRDLRAAELELSSYPQPDMQRNLMALRGAQDRSGDKIVDSFSIRLGRLRETVENERLVFVEALRSRESSATGRIDGGALSLNGNWTRRRLDSVLLPTEGHWAKLELGLGRADSSVAQNGIFGRALLKLGWYKPVGGWFASARTEVGQLLAADAVGIPETLLFRAGGDDSVRGYAYRSLGPLKSGLAVGGRSLWTGSVELARPVSAELSSVWGAVFVDAGQAAESFGQLKPDLGWGAGVRWRSPVGPLRLDVARGQATGRWRLHFSVGIAL; from the coding sequence ATGACGGGCCTGCGTCTGCTTTGCGCCGCGCTGGCCCTCAGCCTCGGCGGCTGCGCCCTCTTGCGCAGCGAGTCAGAGAAGCCGGCCGCCAAGGCCGAGCAAGCCACGCTGGTCCAGGCCTACGAGCTGCAGATCGAGGCTCCGACCTCCAATCTGCGCGAGCTGCTTGAAGAGCACCTGGACCTGGCCCGCTTCCAACGCACGCCCGAGGCCGAGCGACCGAGCAGCGTCGAGCTGGACCGCTTGCGCCTGCTGGCCCCGGCCCAGGCCAAGGCCCTGCTGGAAACCGCCGGCTATTTCGATGCCCAGGTCGAGGCCAGGCTGGAAGCCCGCGACAGCAGCAAGCCGCTGATACGCATCCAGGTCACGCCTGGTACGCCCAGCCGGGTCCGCAGCATCGCCTGGGCCTTCGAGGGCGAGGTCGCCGGCCCCCAGGGCGCTGCGCTGCGCGAAGCCCTGCAGTCCAACTGGCCGCTGGAAGCCGAGTACCGATTCACGCAGACGCGCTGGGCCACGGCCAAGAGCGAGGCCCTGGCCCGCGCCCGCACCCAGGGCTATCCGCTGGCCCGCTGGGCCGACACCGCCGCGCGCGTGCTGCCGGCCGAGCATGCGGTGGACATCAGCCTGAGCTTGGACAGCGGCCCGCTGTTCCGCCTCGGCGAGCTGCGCATCGAGGGCCTGGAGTTCTACCCGGCCGAGGCCGTGCAGCGCCTGGCCGGCTTCGAACCCGGCCAGCCCTACAGCGAGAAGGCCCTGCTCGACTTCCAGGACCGATTGCTCAAGACCCAGCTGTTCGACGCGGTCACCATAGACATCCAGCGCGAAGCCGAGCAGTCCAGCGCCACGCCGGTGATCGTGCGGGTGCGCGAGGCGCCGCGCCAGCAGGCCACCACCGGCATCGGCTATCACGCCAACACCGGCCAGCGCGTGCTGCTCGAGCATCTGCACCGCCAGCCCTTCGGCCTGCCGATCCGGGCCCGCACCAAGCTCGACCTGGGCCGCGACCTGCGCGCGGCCGAGCTGGAGCTGTCCTCCTACCCGCAGCCCGACATGCAGCGCAACCTGATGGCCCTGCGCGGCGCCCAGGACCGCTCGGGCGACAAGATCGTCGACAGCTTCAGCATCCGCCTGGGCCGGCTGCGCGAGACGGTGGAGAACGAGCGCCTGGTCTTCGTCGAGGCCCTGCGCTCGCGCGAAAGCTCGGCCACGGGCCGCATAGACGGCGGCGCCCTCTCGCTCAACGGCAACTGGACCCGCCGCCGCCTGGACAGCGTGCTGTTGCCCACCGAAGGCCATTGGGCCAAGCTGGAACTGGGCCTGGGCCGCGCCGACAGCAGCGTGGCGCAGAACGGCATCTTCGGCCGCGCCCTGCTCAAGCTCGGCTGGTACAAGCCGGTCGGCGGCTGGTTCGCCAGCGCCCGCACCGAGGTCGGCCAGCTGCTGGCCGCCGATGCCGTGGGCATCCCCGAGACCCTGCTGTTCCGCGCCGGTGGCGACGACTCGGTGCGCGGCTATGCCTATCGCTCGCTGGGGCCGCTCAAGAGCGGCCTGGCCGTGGGCGGCCGCTCGCTGTGGACCGGCAGTGTCGAGCTGGCCCGGCCGGTGAGCGCTGAGCTGTCCAGCGTCTGGGGCGCGGTCTTCGTCGATGCCGGCCAGGCGGCCGAAAGCTTCGGCCAGCTGAAGCCCGACCTCGGCTGGGGCGCCGGCGTGCGCTGGCGCAGCCCGGTCGGGCCCTTGCGGCTCGACGTGGCGCGCGGCCAGGCCACGGGGCGCTGGCGCTTGCACTTTAGTGTCGGGATTGCGCTATGA
- a CDS encoding HD-GYP domain-containing protein, translating to MLKKIPTSQVRLGMFIQALDGPWLSHPFWKTKFLLGDASDLEALLRSQVPAVWIDASKGVDVVAAPQGSPVAAPAPVSAAAVPPPVASVRVPAGAEMEKAAALVNRSRQQVMNLFGEARLGKAVDAEQCLPLVEEVASSVARNPSALISLARLKTKDDYTYLHSVAVCALMVSLSRQLGLDEAQTREAGLAGLLHDVGKMMMPLEVLNKPGQLTDDEFTVMRTHPMRGFEALQDGSAVPASALEVCLHHHEKMDGSGYPHKQAGEQISLLARMGAVCDVYDAITSNRPYKNAWDAAGSLQRMAQWNGHFDPRIFQAFVKCVGIYPVGTLVKLHSGRLAVVVDQHASNLVAPTVKVFYSTKSQMPIPVELLDLTRSTDRIVGREAPGDWGFKNLDEFWTQADKH from the coding sequence ATGCTCAAGAAGATACCCACGTCTCAGGTCAGGCTAGGCATGTTCATCCAGGCGCTGGACGGGCCCTGGCTGTCGCATCCCTTTTGGAAAACCAAGTTCCTGCTCGGGGATGCCTCCGATCTCGAGGCGCTGCTGCGCAGCCAGGTGCCGGCAGTCTGGATTGACGCCAGCAAGGGCGTCGATGTGGTGGCTGCACCTCAGGGCAGCCCGGTGGCTGCGCCGGCACCTGTGTCAGCTGCGGCTGTACCCCCGCCCGTCGCCTCCGTGCGGGTGCCGGCAGGGGCCGAGATGGAAAAGGCCGCGGCCCTGGTCAATCGCTCGCGCCAGCAGGTGATGAATCTGTTCGGCGAAGCCCGTCTGGGCAAGGCCGTCGATGCCGAGCAATGCCTGCCCCTGGTCGAGGAAGTGGCCAGCTCGGTGGCTCGCAATCCTTCGGCCCTGATCAGCCTGGCGCGGCTCAAGACCAAGGACGACTACACCTACCTGCATTCGGTGGCGGTCTGCGCGCTGATGGTCTCGCTGTCCCGCCAGCTGGGCCTGGACGAGGCGCAGACCCGCGAGGCCGGCCTGGCCGGCCTGCTGCACGACGTGGGCAAGATGATGATGCCGCTGGAGGTGCTGAACAAGCCGGGCCAGCTGACCGACGACGAGTTCACCGTGATGCGCACCCACCCGATGCGCGGCTTCGAGGCGCTGCAGGACGGCTCGGCCGTGCCCGCCTCGGCGCTGGAGGTCTGCCTGCATCACCACGAGAAGATGGATGGCAGCGGCTATCCGCACAAGCAGGCCGGCGAGCAGATCAGCCTGCTGGCTCGCATGGGCGCGGTCTGCGACGTCTATGACGCCATCACCTCCAACCGGCCCTACAAGAACGCCTGGGACGCCGCCGGCTCGCTGCAGCGCATGGCCCAGTGGAACGGGCATTTCGACCCGCGCATCTTCCAGGCCTTCGTCAAATGCGTGGGCATCTATCCGGTCGGCACCCTGGTCAAGCTGCACTCGGGACGGCTGGCGGTGGTGGTGGACCAGCATGCCAGCAACCTGGTGGCGCCCACGGTCAAGGTCTTCTACTCGACCAAGTCGCAGATGCCGATCCCGGTCGAATTGCTGGACCTGACGCGCAGCACCGACCGCATCGTCGGCCGCGAGGCGCCGGGCGACTGGGGCTTCAAGAACCTGGACGAGTTCTGGACCCAGGCCGACAAGCACTGA
- a CDS encoding GNAT family protein has translation MAGNILEPVTLAGRHARLVPLSADQLEGLKQASADGELHRLWYTSVAAPERMEAEIARRLALHKAGSMLPFTVLDAEGHVAGMTTYMNIDLVHRRVEIGSTWYARRVQRSGLNTECKLMLLTHAFETLDCIAVEFRTHRLNTQSRRAIERLGAQLDGILRAHQRTADGHLRDTCVYSITAAEWPTIKAHLQWQLEKPRD, from the coding sequence ATGGCGGGCAACATCCTCGAGCCCGTCACCCTCGCGGGCCGCCACGCCCGCCTCGTTCCCCTGTCGGCCGACCAGTTGGAGGGCTTGAAGCAGGCCTCCGCCGACGGCGAGCTGCACCGGCTCTGGTACACCAGCGTCGCCGCGCCCGAGCGCATGGAAGCCGAGATCGCCCGCCGCCTGGCTCTGCACAAGGCCGGTTCCATGCTGCCCTTCACCGTGCTCGACGCCGAGGGACATGTCGCCGGCATGACGACCTACATGAACATCGACCTGGTGCACCGCCGGGTCGAGATCGGCTCCACCTGGTACGCCCGCCGCGTCCAGCGCAGCGGCCTGAACACCGAGTGCAAGCTGATGCTGCTCACGCACGCCTTCGAGACGCTGGACTGCATCGCCGTCGAGTTCCGCACCCACCGGCTCAACACCCAGAGCCGCCGCGCCATCGAGCGCCTGGGCGCCCAGCTGGACGGCATCCTGCGCGCCCACCAGCGCACGGCCGACGGCCATCTGCGCGACACCTGCGTCTACAGCATCACGGCGGCCGAATGGCCGACGATCAAGGCCCATCTGCAATGGCAGCTGGAGAAACCCAGGGATTGA
- a CDS encoding c-type cytochrome: MKKLLQISLAALALIAGSVQAQDVANGEKKIAMCIGCHGIPGYQASFPEVHKVPMIAGQGAKYISAALNAYAKGERKHPTMRGIAQSLTEQDIADVSAYYEQQAKAPAPAEGPAAASTDVAKLLEKGACASCHGANFSKPVDGAYPKLAGQHADYLYVALKAYQTEGNPMVGRGNAIMAGQVKQFKHEELKAIAKYIASLPGELRTVPQAKMR; this comes from the coding sequence ATGAAGAAACTGCTGCAGATTTCGCTCGCCGCGCTGGCCCTGATCGCCGGCTCCGTCCAGGCCCAGGACGTCGCCAATGGCGAGAAGAAGATCGCCATGTGCATCGGCTGCCACGGCATCCCGGGCTACCAGGCCAGCTTCCCCGAAGTCCACAAGGTGCCGATGATCGCCGGCCAGGGCGCCAAGTACATCAGCGCCGCGCTGAACGCCTATGCCAAGGGTGAGCGCAAGCACCCGACGATGCGCGGCATCGCCCAGAGCCTGACCGAGCAGGACATTGCCGACGTCTCGGCCTACTACGAACAGCAGGCCAAGGCGCCGGCCCCGGCCGAAGGCCCGGCTGCCGCCTCGACCGACGTGGCCAAGCTGCTGGAGAAGGGCGCCTGCGCTTCCTGCCACGGTGCCAATTTCAGCAAGCCCGTCGACGGCGCCTATCCCAAGCTGGCCGGCCAGCATGCCGACTACCTGTACGTGGCGCTCAAGGCCTACCAGACCGAGGGCAACCCCATGGTCGGCCGCGGCAACGCGATCATGGCCGGCCAGGTCAAGCAGTTCAAGCACGAAGAGCTGAAGGCCATCGCCAAGTACATCGCCTCGCTGCCCGGCGAGCTGCGTACGGTGCCGCAAGCCAAGATGCGCTGA